A single Nitrosospira multiformis ATCC 25196 DNA region contains:
- the rplS gene encoding 50S ribosomal protein L19, which produces MNLIEQLESEEISRLGKTIPDFAPGDTVVVNVKVVEGDRKRIQAYEGTVIAKRNRGLNSAFTVRKVSSGEGVERTFQTYSPLIASIEIKRRGAVRRAKLYYLRDRSGKSARIREKLPARASARKAENGTQKTEQA; this is translated from the coding sequence ATGAATCTGATCGAGCAACTTGAAAGCGAAGAAATCAGCCGCCTGGGCAAGACAATTCCCGATTTTGCCCCTGGAGATACGGTTGTCGTCAACGTCAAGGTGGTGGAAGGAGACCGAAAACGTATTCAGGCGTACGAGGGTACCGTCATTGCCAAGCGTAACCGTGGTCTCAATTCTGCCTTTACCGTGCGCAAGGTATCCAGCGGTGAGGGAGTGGAAAGGACTTTTCAGACCTATTCTCCCCTGATTGCGAGCATAGAGATCAAACGCCGGGGGGCAGTGCGTCGCGCCAAGCTTTATTATCTGCGCGATCGGTCCGGCAAATCTGCCCGCATTCGCGAAAAACTGCCCGCTCGCGCTTCAGCCAGGAAGGCTGAAAACGGAACGCAAAAGACCGAGCAGGCCTAA
- a CDS encoding c-type cytochrome yields MRGLRSSSDSEICDKKLAGPGIPGSSRGDNRKSDRQESRTIMNMRLLLLASITMGLLAGCGEPKQLAPSSATTPSGTETASPETPPESSAPPAAEAGTVPAEPTPPAAAKVEPPKNLAARKLAPERIKRGEEIYRKNCASCHGPNGEATPGWRTPGPDGRYPPPPLDGSAHAWHHSTETLEKMIQDGSVDGAMPAWKGKLTNQQIGDVIVWIKSLWPDEVYDIWHKEIENKPQPKQN; encoded by the coding sequence ATGAGGGGCCTCAGATCATCAAGCGATAGCGAGATATGCGATAAGAAGCTCGCGGGTCCCGGCATTCCGGGCAGTAGCCGTGGCGATAACCGCAAGAGTGACAGGCAGGAGAGCCGGACAATCATGAATATGCGGTTATTGCTCCTGGCAAGCATCACGATGGGACTGCTCGCGGGATGCGGGGAGCCGAAGCAGCTCGCCCCGTCATCCGCAACCACGCCTTCCGGCACGGAGACTGCGTCACCCGAGACGCCGCCTGAATCTTCCGCCCCACCTGCTGCGGAGGCCGGTACGGTTCCGGCTGAACCAACCCCACCTGCCGCTGCTAAGGTGGAGCCGCCTAAAAACCTCGCCGCACGCAAGCTGGCGCCGGAAAGAATCAAGCGCGGCGAAGAGATTTATCGAAAGAATTGTGCAAGTTGTCACGGACCTAACGGTGAAGCTACGCCAGGTTGGCGTACTCCGGGACCGGACGGGCGGTATCCTCCGCCACCATTGGATGGCAGCGCTCACGCCTGGCATCACTCAACCGAAACGTTGGAAAAAATGATTCAGGATGGCAGCGTGGATGGGGCCATGCCAGCCTGGAAGGGAAAACTGACAAACCAGCAGATCGGGGACGTGATCGTCTGGATCAAATCACTCTGGCCCGATGAGGTTTATGATATCTGGCACAAGGAAATCGAAAACAAGCCGCAGCCGAAGCAGAATTAA
- a CDS encoding DUF411 domain-containing protein — protein MKISRHAVLAGIMFAAFAGGAHASATVDVYKSSTCKCCAKWVDHMRANGFTVNTHDVGNKEAREQAGIAPALGSCHTALVDGYAIEGHVPAQDVKRLLRERPRALGLTAPGMPHGSPGMEGERNDPYDVLLINKQGETSIYSRHLPSDPKTSVMRLK, from the coding sequence ATGAAAATATCGAGACATGCAGTATTGGCTGGAATCATGTTTGCTGCCTTTGCGGGCGGCGCTCATGCCTCCGCAACGGTTGACGTTTATAAAAGTTCCACCTGCAAGTGCTGCGCAAAGTGGGTCGATCATATGCGTGCCAACGGATTTACCGTGAACACGCATGATGTAGGCAACAAGGAAGCCCGTGAGCAGGCGGGCATCGCCCCTGCCCTCGGTTCATGTCACACTGCGTTGGTCGATGGCTATGCAATTGAAGGACACGTACCTGCACAAGATGTCAAACGACTTCTGAGGGAGCGTCCGCGCGCCCTCGGCCTGACTGCTCCCGGCATGCCGCACGGTTCCCCTGGAATGGAAGGCGAGCGTAATGATCCGTACGATGTACTTCTGATTAACAAACAGGGGGAGACGTCGATTTACAGCCGTCATCTTCCCTCTGATCCCAAAACATCTGTGATGAGACTCAAATGA
- a CDS encoding cupredoxin domain-containing protein, translating into MKKFLIASALSLGLVSIDTLAQEDTEALGKPGDSSQVSRTVEITAVDNRFKPDAIKVKQGETIKFLITNLGKKKHEMMIGTAEEIDKHGKMLKKHPDHAHPDQPDMVSVEPGQTGELVWHFTEAGTVNFACPLPGHFKGMNFPGMKGTITVGAK; encoded by the coding sequence CTGGTTTCGATCGACACCCTTGCTCAGGAGGACACGGAAGCCCTGGGGAAGCCGGGCGACTCCAGCCAGGTTTCCCGGACGGTTGAAATAACTGCGGTGGATAACCGCTTCAAACCTGACGCGATCAAGGTGAAACAAGGTGAAACCATAAAATTTCTGATCACGAACCTAGGCAAGAAAAAGCACGAGATGATGATCGGCACTGCGGAAGAAATTGACAAGCATGGTAAAATGCTAAAAAAACACCCTGACCATGCGCACCCGGATCAGCCGGATATGGTCTCGGTCGAGCCGGGGCAGACCGGGGAGCTGGTGTGGCATTTTACGGAAGCAGGCACAGTAAATTTTGCCTGCCCGCTGCCCGGCCACTTCAAAGGTATGAATTTCCCAGGCATGAAAGGCACAATCACAGTAGGAGCGAAATGA